From the Accumulibacter sp. genome, one window contains:
- a CDS encoding DUF3459 domain-containing protein, which yields MPFGAQVLEGGRVRFRLWAPAAERVELLLQKPEAGAIARPMESREAGWYELTSDEATVDDLYRYRIDGSCAVPDPASRCNPDGVHGASQVIEPGLFAWTDGNWRGRPWEEAIIYQLHVGAFTAQGSFAAVTERLDHLVELGVTAIQLLPVAAFAGAHGWGHDAVLPFAPAATYGHPDELKDLVQSAHHKGLMVLLDLACQHFGPEGNHLSAYAPEFFAPPTTGRAGRSIDCTRAVAGEFLIHNALYWLEEFHVDGLRLDAAWLQEGAGESDLLETLADAVREGPGKHRHCHLLLGHDPRAVRYLHWPDHSAPRRYAAVWNDAVQQAMQDVLTGAAAGAAGTVRPLEQLGACLSRGFADSGAGRLLPTAFVSFLQDYARIGDRALGERLHQLTPARPLGVLVATALLAPMPPALFMGEEFAAAQPFLYFCDFNPDLVKDVARNRRQSFAHLQGFRSARTRARIPDPTDPATFQRCKLDWNSINRSPHADWLDFHRRLLAVRRREICPRLAGMHEEAVRHSLIAGRGLSIRWTLGDDSVLSLLANYSGVQLDGLQRPAGSVLWAEPREAEQALPQGRLPPWSLLWFLQDAA from the coding sequence ATGCCCTTCGGCGCGCAGGTGCTGGAAGGTGGGCGGGTGCGCTTCCGCCTGTGGGCGCCGGCGGCCGAACGCGTCGAGCTGTTGCTGCAGAAGCCGGAGGCCGGCGCCATCGCGCGGCCGATGGAATCCAGGGAAGCGGGCTGGTACGAACTGACGAGCGACGAGGCGACGGTCGACGACCTCTACCGCTACCGGATCGATGGTTCCTGCGCAGTGCCCGATCCGGCCTCCCGCTGCAATCCGGATGGCGTGCATGGCGCCAGCCAGGTGATCGAGCCGGGGCTGTTCGCGTGGACCGACGGCAACTGGCGCGGCCGGCCCTGGGAGGAGGCGATCATCTACCAGCTGCATGTCGGTGCCTTCACCGCGCAGGGCAGCTTCGCCGCAGTCACGGAACGACTCGATCACCTGGTGGAACTCGGCGTCACCGCGATCCAGTTGCTGCCGGTCGCTGCCTTTGCCGGGGCGCACGGCTGGGGTCACGACGCTGTGCTGCCCTTCGCCCCCGCCGCCACCTATGGCCATCCGGACGAGTTGAAGGATCTGGTGCAGAGCGCGCACCACAAGGGCCTGATGGTGTTGCTCGATCTCGCCTGTCAGCATTTCGGACCAGAGGGCAATCACCTGTCCGCTTACGCGCCGGAATTCTTCGCCCCACCGACGACCGGTCGCGCCGGCAGGAGCATCGACTGCACTCGGGCAGTCGCCGGCGAATTCCTCATCCACAATGCCCTGTACTGGCTGGAGGAGTTCCATGTCGACGGTCTGCGACTCGATGCCGCCTGGCTGCAGGAAGGTGCGGGCGAGTCCGATCTGCTCGAGACGCTCGCCGACGCGGTTCGTGAGGGGCCGGGCAAGCACCGGCATTGCCACTTGCTGCTCGGCCATGACCCGCGCGCCGTGCGCTATCTCCACTGGCCTGATCACAGCGCTCCGCGCCGCTATGCAGCCGTCTGGAACGACGCCGTGCAGCAGGCGATGCAGGACGTGTTGACCGGTGCAGCGGCCGGCGCGGCCGGCACCGTCCGGCCACTCGAGCAGTTGGGCGCCTGCCTGAGCCGCGGCTTTGCCGACAGCGGCGCCGGTCGCCTGTTGCCCACCGCTTTCGTCAGCTTCCTGCAGGACTACGCGCGGATCGGCGACCGCGCCCTCGGCGAACGCCTGCACCAGTTGACCCCGGCGCGGCCGCTGGGTGTGCTGGTCGCGACGGCTCTGCTGGCGCCGATGCCGCCGGCGCTGTTCATGGGCGAAGAATTCGCCGCTGCGCAGCCGTTCCTGTATTTCTGCGACTTCAACCCGGACCTGGTCAAGGACGTCGCGCGCAACCGGCGCCAGTCCTTTGCCCATCTGCAGGGCTTTCGCAGCGCGCGGACGCGGGCGCGCATCCCCGACCCAACCGACCCGGCGACCTTCCAGCGCTGCAAGCTCGACTGGAACAGCATCAACCGCTCGCCGCATGCCGACTGGCTCGATTTCCACCGCCGCCTGCTGGCGGTTCGCCGACGGGAAATCTGTCCGCGGCTTGCCGGCATGCATGAAGAAGCCGTTCGCCACAGCCTGATCGCCGGGCGCGGCTTGTCGATCCGGTGGACGCTCGGCGACGACTCGGTCCTCAGCCTGTTGGCCAATTACAGCGGCGTGCAACTCGACGGACTGCAGCGTCCGGCCGGTTCCGTCCTCTGGGCCGAGCCACGCGAGGCCGAGCAGGCGCTGCCGCAGGGGCGGCTGCCGCCCTGGTCACTGCTCTGGTTCCTGCAGGATGCCGCCTGA
- a CDS encoding DUF29 domain-containing protein translates to METTLYQSDYYTWVRQQAELLRAERFDDLDAAHLIEELEAMGASERRELTNRLTVLLMHLLKWQFQPARRGAAWSLTIRVQRMDIADLLNDEPGLKPEIPQALEKAYRKARLLAANETGMDEMTFPKQSPYSMEQTMADDFLPEGN, encoded by the coding sequence ATGGAAACGACCCTGTACCAGTCGGACTACTACACGTGGGTGCGCCAGCAAGCCGAACTGCTGCGTGCGGAACGCTTTGATGACCTTGACGCGGCGCACCTGATTGAGGAGCTGGAAGCCATGGGGGCAAGCGAACGGCGCGAACTGACGAACAGGTTGACGGTTTTGCTGATGCATCTGCTGAAGTGGCAATTTCAACCAGCGAGGCGAGGCGCGGCATGGTCGCTGACCATCCGCGTGCAACGCATGGATATTGCCGATCTGCTCAACGACGAGCCGGGACTGAAGCCGGAAATTCCCCAAGCGTTGGAAAAAGCCTATCGCAAGGCTCGGCTGCTGGCGGCGAACGAAACCGGCATGGACGAAATGACCTTCCCCAAGCAATCGCCATACTCGATGGAGCAAACGATGGCGGATGATTTTCTGCCCGAGGGCAACTGA
- a CDS encoding tyrosine-type recombinase/integrase: protein MNRERLTPDRIRRLTLPEGAGQSFTWDTDAPRLAVRVTAGAKSFIFESKLSRQTVRVTIGDVRAWTLAAARDEARRLQTMIDQGIDPRQEKLERITAAKVKREEAKRIATPALDAWGSYLAARAPRWGERTLLDHQRLVDAGGQLKTRGRRPGEGDTTLPGILLPLLSHPLEQIDTDRVRAWLQDEATKRPTAAALSFRYLRAFLNWCSDRPEYRDQVRADACITRMAKDELPKKTAKDDCLQREQLPAWFAAVRQIGNPVIAAYLQTALLTGARREEVAGIRWEDVDFQWRSMTIKDKVDGERTIPLTPYVASLLAALPRRNEWVFSSVTAASGRLQEPRIMHNKALTTAGLPALSIHGLRRSFGTLAEWVECPAGVSAQIMGHKPSATAEKHYRVRPLDLLRMWHTKIEAWILTEAGIEQPAEDRAPGLRVVSAV from the coding sequence ATGAACCGCGAACGCCTGACACCCGACCGCATCCGCCGCTTGACCCTGCCCGAAGGCGCCGGGCAATCCTTCACCTGGGACACCGACGCGCCGCGGCTGGCCGTTCGTGTGACCGCCGGCGCCAAGTCGTTCATCTTTGAATCCAAGCTGAGCCGGCAGACGGTCCGCGTGACCATCGGCGACGTTCGGGCATGGACACTCGCGGCAGCCCGCGACGAAGCGCGCCGGCTGCAAACGATGATCGACCAGGGGATAGACCCGCGCCAAGAGAAGCTTGAACGCATCACCGCCGCCAAGGTAAAGCGGGAAGAAGCAAAGCGGATCGCAACGCCGGCACTCGACGCCTGGGGCTCCTACCTTGCCGCCCGCGCGCCGCGATGGGGCGAGCGCACCTTGCTTGACCATCAGAGACTTGTCGATGCTGGCGGACAACTCAAGACCCGAGGACGCCGGCCCGGCGAAGGCGATACGACGCTGCCGGGCATCCTGCTGCCACTGCTGAGTCATCCTCTGGAACAGATCGACACTGACCGCGTGCGCGCCTGGCTGCAGGACGAAGCCACCAAGCGCCCGACAGCCGCCGCGTTGTCGTTCAGGTATCTGCGCGCCTTCCTCAACTGGTGCTCGGATCGCCCCGAGTACCGCGACCAAGTCCGCGCCGACGCCTGCATCACGCGCATGGCAAAGGACGAATTGCCGAAGAAGACTGCCAAGGACGACTGCCTACAGCGTGAGCAGTTGCCGGCATGGTTCGCCGCCGTCCGCCAGATCGGGAATCCGGTCATCGCTGCCTATCTCCAGACCGCGCTGCTGACTGGCGCCCGTCGCGAAGAGGTGGCCGGCATCCGCTGGGAAGACGTGGACTTTCAGTGGCGGTCCATGACCATCAAGGACAAGGTCGACGGCGAGCGCACGATCCCGCTGACGCCATACGTCGCGTCCTTGCTGGCCGCTCTGCCTCGTCGCAATGAATGGGTGTTCAGCAGCGTCACAGCGGCATCTGGCAGGCTGCAGGAGCCGCGCATCATGCACAACAAGGCGCTGACCACTGCCGGCTTGCCTGCACTCTCGATTCACGGTCTGCGCCGTTCCTTTGGCACGCTGGCGGAATGGGTGGAGTGTCCGGCTGGCGTATCGGCGCAGATCATGGGACACAAGCCAAGCGCGACCGCCGAGAAGCATTACCGCGTGCGCCCGCTCGACTTGCTGCGCATGTGGCACACCAAGATCGAGGCGTGGATTCTCACCGAGGCGGGTATCGAGCAGCCTGCCGAAGATCGAGCGCCCGGCTTGCGAGTCGTCAGTGCTGTCTGA
- a CDS encoding DUF4258 domain-containing protein: MSKISCIKPTDRQAIEWVKEAGSQHRRLVFTDHAELRMKERRIGRRQVLETLRNGHISEPLHQDIKGDWRCNVSWFHAGARLTVGVVFKLSNKGEWVVIATVFEG, encoded by the coding sequence ATGAGCAAGATTTCCTGCATCAAGCCAACCGATAGGCAGGCTATCGAGTGGGTCAAGGAGGCCGGCAGCCAGCACCGCCGCCTTGTTTTCACTGACCATGCGGAGTTGCGAATGAAAGAACGCCGCATCGGCCGCCGGCAGGTGCTGGAGACGTTGAGGAATGGGCACATCAGCGAACCGTTGCATCAAGACATCAAGGGCGATTGGCGGTGCAACGTCAGTTGGTTCCATGCTGGGGCTCGCTTGACTGTGGGCGTGGTTTTCAAGCTGTCCAACAAAGGCGAGTGGGTGGTGATCGCGACGGTATTCGAGGGGTGA
- a CDS encoding helix-turn-helix domain-containing protein — protein MSEMLKYEDCGLKNIWLANGFRYEDLEGIGRCLEIDDIDGLHRAIGHRLVNYKKRLTGAEIRFLRVEMGMSQRRLADSLGVDEQSVSLWERGKRRPAIAAERMLRLLYLEHVDGATKVAELIAQWNDTDRQEDELRRVFEDTEHGWRQAA, from the coding sequence ATGAGCGAAATGCTGAAGTACGAAGATTGCGGACTGAAGAACATTTGGCTGGCGAACGGTTTCCGTTACGAGGATCTGGAGGGCATCGGCCGCTGCCTGGAAATCGACGACATCGACGGCTTGCACCGGGCCATCGGGCACCGCCTTGTGAATTACAAGAAGCGACTGACGGGCGCCGAGATCCGCTTCCTGCGCGTTGAAATGGGCATGTCTCAGAGGCGGTTGGCGGACAGCTTGGGCGTGGATGAGCAAAGCGTTTCGCTGTGGGAGCGTGGCAAGCGCCGGCCGGCCATTGCGGCGGAACGGATGTTGCGCCTGCTCTACTTGGAGCACGTGGACGGAGCGACCAAGGTTGCTGAGCTGATCGCGCAGTGGAATGACACCGATCGCCAAGAGGATGAACTGCGCCGGGTGTTCGAGGACACAGAGCATGGGTGGCGCCAGGCGGCATGA
- a CDS encoding HigA family addiction module antitoxin, with protein sequence MGGARRHDGNARPAPPGDLLAGWLEDLDMSVTAFAAHKGISRVMLSRILHGHAAVTADMDLRLHEALGTSPGYWLRLQAQRDLWTPGEKAKERAPVARIAA encoded by the coding sequence ATGGGTGGCGCCAGGCGGCATGACGGGAATGCACGACCCGCGCCGCCCGGCGACTTGCTTGCGGGCTGGCTGGAAGACCTCGACATGAGCGTGACCGCGTTTGCTGCCCACAAGGGTATCAGCCGGGTCATGCTGTCCCGCATCCTGCACGGACACGCCGCCGTCACCGCCGACATGGACCTGCGCTTGCATGAAGCCCTGGGTACCTCGCCCGGCTACTGGCTGCGCCTGCAAGCTCAGCGCGACTTGTGGACCCCTGGCGAGAAAGCCAAGGAACGCGCACCGGTGGCACGAATCGCCGCCTGA
- a CDS encoding toprim domain-containing protein has product MNTRLLSTTASHGSTADDRPIERFREAIASTGLVPPEHIEADGRLHRFHVAGDKPGSRNGWYVLHLDRHTAGAFGTWKLWGTHTWSSDQTTISAAQQRRFARLVEAARAKEQAERQDEQAARAVEAQQQWELGSDPDRLHPYLVAKAVRAHALRQHGVALLVPLVDEHLRLWNVQRIFPDGSKLFHRGRAGGLFCPIGRLEQPGQLLICEGWATGSTLHDSAGHAVLCAMSAHNLVVVARAARATWPDAELTICADNDWGTPGNPGVTAATSAAKTVGARLAIPEFPDGTTGTDFNDLARILSERRAA; this is encoded by the coding sequence ATGAACACGCGCTTGCTCTCCACCACCGCATCCCATGGCTCGACGGCGGACGATCGTCCCATCGAACGGTTCCGCGAGGCAATCGCCTCGACCGGCCTGGTTCCGCCGGAGCACATCGAGGCCGACGGCAGACTACACCGCTTCCATGTCGCGGGTGACAAGCCGGGCAGCCGCAACGGCTGGTACGTTCTGCATCTCGACAGGCACACCGCGGGCGCGTTCGGCACTTGGAAGCTCTGGGGCACGCACACCTGGAGCAGCGACCAGACGACGATCTCCGCGGCGCAGCAACGGCGTTTCGCCCGGCTCGTCGAAGCGGCGCGGGCGAAGGAACAGGCGGAACGGCAGGACGAGCAGGCAGCGCGGGCGGTCGAAGCGCAGCAGCAGTGGGAACTCGGATCGGATCCCGATCGGCTGCACCCCTATCTGGTCGCCAAGGCCGTCCGAGCGCATGCGTTGCGCCAGCACGGCGTCGCCCTGCTCGTACCGCTCGTCGATGAACACCTCCGCCTCTGGAACGTTCAGAGGATCTTCCCCGACGGCAGCAAGCTGTTCCATCGCGGTCGCGCAGGGGGCCTGTTCTGCCCGATCGGCCGTCTCGAACAGCCAGGCCAACTCCTCATTTGCGAGGGTTGGGCCACCGGAAGTACGCTGCACGATTCCGCCGGGCACGCCGTCCTTTGCGCGATGAGCGCTCACAACTTGGTCGTCGTCGCGCGCGCCGCACGAGCGACCTGGCCAGACGCCGAACTGACGATCTGCGCCGACAACGATTGGGGCACGCCGGGCAATCCGGGAGTTACCGCGGCGACCAGCGCCGCGAAGACCGTCGGCGCCCGGCTGGCAATTCCCGAGTTTCCGGACGGCACGACGGGAACCGATTTCAACGATCTCGCGCGAATCCTCTCCGAGCGGAGGGCGGCATGA